Proteins encoded together in one Epinephelus moara isolate mb chromosome 2, YSFRI_EMoa_1.0, whole genome shotgun sequence window:
- the mnta gene encoding max-binding protein MNT isoform X1 produces the protein MSIETLLEAAKFLELQALQQQKAREDELKEKQRLKQLAEQRQSDVNYNSATHINHVPKAEELRPECRPAPIPPSLPPPSMPIAVIPIPVVTPNPTGSPTLPVATLSPPAAPPPAATLPRSPQPKPDQPTSILTPNHKQLIQNHNHHPQLVTQTNNTKLPQQTHQQLVHRYPGSIVSPPQQHALLPQSGPVLQQAPLQNGPVSRGSPPDDGRQLDKKRPGGAGTREVHNKLEKNRRAHLKECFETLKKNIPNIDEKKTSNLSVLRSALRYIQTLKRKEKEYEHDMERLAREKIATQQRLAELKNDLSQWMDVIEIDRVLRQTVQPEEDQASTSTASEGEDIMDDDLEDETEQRAQPALPSVPQTMKPELHKTATPTQTPNPTLTPTTPTTTSFITQHISIQHKVPLHQPQLQPLAATPPQPVSKPAAPPTLTTSSTPTTPSQPLIPTQTQMVTASSLHPTVIAHASVSHPSVIQAVNHVIQGGGPKHIAHLAPSTTTSTVQLAPGHQPIGHITVHPVAHLSQHLPALYPQPVAVTQSAVVGHITHTLNHTHPHMNGTATSQPAATIVGKQTAVSTQMVTHHPQLVGQTVLNPVAMVTMPSFPISTLKLA, from the exons ATGAGCATCGAAACGCTTTTGGAAGCGGCCAAGTTTTTGGAATTGCAAGCCCTGCAACAACAGAAAGCACGTG AGGATGAACTAAAGGAGAAGCAGCGTCTGAAGCAGTTGGCAGAGCAGAGGCAATCTGATGTGAACTATAACTCCGCAACCCACATCAACCATGTTCCTAAAGCAGAGGAGCTGCGACCTGAGTGCCGCCCAGCACCCATACCACCCTCTCTGCCTCCCCCCTCCATGCCCATCGCGGTCATCCCCATCCCTGTGGTCACACCCAACCCTACAGGCTCACCCACCCTGCCCGTTGCCACGCTCTCCCCTCCAGCTGCTCCACCACCTGCCGCCACTCTGCCGCGCTCCCCACAACCCAAACCCGACCAACCAACATCTATCCTGACCCCCAACCACAAGCAGCTGATACAGAACCACAATCATCACCCACAGCTCGTAACCCAAACTAACAACACTAAACTACCGCAGCAGACACACCAGCAGCTGGTTCATCGGTATCCTGGTTCCATCGTGTCGCCCCCACAACAACATGCCTTACTCCCTCAGTCAGGCCCTGTGCTCCAGCAGGCTCCTCTACAGAACGGCCCTGTCAGCCGGGGGAGTCCTCCTGATGACGGCCGCCAGCTAGACAAGAAGAGGCCTGGAGG GGCAGGCACAAGAGAAGTGCATAACAAGCTTGAGAAAAACAG aCGAGCACACTTGAAGGAGTGCTTTGAGACGCTGAAAAAGAACATCCCCAACATAGATGAGAAGAAGACCTCCAATCTGAGTGTGCTGAGAAGTGCGCTGAGATACATCCAG ACGTTGAAGCGGAAAGAGAAGGAGTACGAGCATGACATGGAGCGACTGGCCAGAGAGAAGATCGCCACGCAGCAGCGATTAGCGGAGCTGAAGAACGATCTGAGCCAGTGGATGGATGTGATTGAGATCGACCGCGTCCTTCGACAGACAGTGCAGCCAGAGGAGGACCAGGCCTCCACCTCCACTGCCTCAG AAGGTGAAGACATTATGGACGACGACCTGGAAGATGAGACTGAGCAGAGAGCACAGCCTGCCTTACCCTCCGTGCCTCAAACCATGAAACCTGAGCTGCACAAGACTGCAACACCCACTCAGACCCCGAACCCGACCCTGACACCCACCACACCCACCACTACCTCTTTTATTACCCAACACATCTCCATCCAGCACAAAGTCCCTCTGCACCAGCCTCAGCTCCAGCCCCTGGCAGCAACTCCTCCGCAGCCAGTGTCCAAGCCCGCAGCCCCACCTACACTCACGACCTCCAGCACTCCCACCACCCCCAGTCAGCCTTTGATCCCCACCCAGACACAGATGGTGACCGCGTCCAGCCTACACCCCACAGTCATCGCTCACGCTTCAGTGTCCCATCCCTCAGTCATCCAAGCAGTCAATCACGTCATCCAAGGCGGGGGGCCCAAACATATTGCCCACCTAgctccctccaccaccaccagcactgTCCAGTTAGCCCCCGGCCACCAACCCATCGGCCACATCACCGTGCACCCTGTGGCTCACCTGAGCCAGCATCTACCTGCCCTTTACCCCCAACCGGTGGCCGTCACACAGTCGGCTGTGGTCGGCCATATCACCCACACCCTGAACCACACCCACCCTCACATGAACGGCACCGCGACGAGCCAACCAGCTGCCACCATCGTTGGCAAGCAGACAGCAGTGAGCACACAAATGGTGACCCACCACCCGCAGCTGGTGGGTCAGACGGTGCTCAACCCTGTGGCAATGGTGACCATGCCCTCCTTCCCCATCAGCACTCTGAAGCTGGCCTGA
- the mnta gene encoding max-binding protein MNT isoform X2 has protein sequence MSIETLLEAAKFLELQALQQQKAREDELKEKQRLKQLAEQRQSDVNYNSATHINHVPKAEELRPECRPAPIPPSLPPPSMPIAVIPIPVVTPNPTGSPTLPVATLSPPAAPPPAATLPRSPQPKPDQPTSILTPNHKQLIQNHNHHPQLVTQTNNTKLPQQTHQQLVHRYPGSIVSPPQQHALLPQSGPVLQQAPLQNGPVSRGSPPDDGRQLDKKRPGGRAHLKECFETLKKNIPNIDEKKTSNLSVLRSALRYIQTLKRKEKEYEHDMERLAREKIATQQRLAELKNDLSQWMDVIEIDRVLRQTVQPEEDQASTSTASEGEDIMDDDLEDETEQRAQPALPSVPQTMKPELHKTATPTQTPNPTLTPTTPTTTSFITQHISIQHKVPLHQPQLQPLAATPPQPVSKPAAPPTLTTSSTPTTPSQPLIPTQTQMVTASSLHPTVIAHASVSHPSVIQAVNHVIQGGGPKHIAHLAPSTTTSTVQLAPGHQPIGHITVHPVAHLSQHLPALYPQPVAVTQSAVVGHITHTLNHTHPHMNGTATSQPAATIVGKQTAVSTQMVTHHPQLVGQTVLNPVAMVTMPSFPISTLKLA, from the exons ATGAGCATCGAAACGCTTTTGGAAGCGGCCAAGTTTTTGGAATTGCAAGCCCTGCAACAACAGAAAGCACGTG AGGATGAACTAAAGGAGAAGCAGCGTCTGAAGCAGTTGGCAGAGCAGAGGCAATCTGATGTGAACTATAACTCCGCAACCCACATCAACCATGTTCCTAAAGCAGAGGAGCTGCGACCTGAGTGCCGCCCAGCACCCATACCACCCTCTCTGCCTCCCCCCTCCATGCCCATCGCGGTCATCCCCATCCCTGTGGTCACACCCAACCCTACAGGCTCACCCACCCTGCCCGTTGCCACGCTCTCCCCTCCAGCTGCTCCACCACCTGCCGCCACTCTGCCGCGCTCCCCACAACCCAAACCCGACCAACCAACATCTATCCTGACCCCCAACCACAAGCAGCTGATACAGAACCACAATCATCACCCACAGCTCGTAACCCAAACTAACAACACTAAACTACCGCAGCAGACACACCAGCAGCTGGTTCATCGGTATCCTGGTTCCATCGTGTCGCCCCCACAACAACATGCCTTACTCCCTCAGTCAGGCCCTGTGCTCCAGCAGGCTCCTCTACAGAACGGCCCTGTCAGCCGGGGGAGTCCTCCTGATGACGGCCGCCAGCTAGACAAGAAGAGGCCTGGAGG aCGAGCACACTTGAAGGAGTGCTTTGAGACGCTGAAAAAGAACATCCCCAACATAGATGAGAAGAAGACCTCCAATCTGAGTGTGCTGAGAAGTGCGCTGAGATACATCCAG ACGTTGAAGCGGAAAGAGAAGGAGTACGAGCATGACATGGAGCGACTGGCCAGAGAGAAGATCGCCACGCAGCAGCGATTAGCGGAGCTGAAGAACGATCTGAGCCAGTGGATGGATGTGATTGAGATCGACCGCGTCCTTCGACAGACAGTGCAGCCAGAGGAGGACCAGGCCTCCACCTCCACTGCCTCAG AAGGTGAAGACATTATGGACGACGACCTGGAAGATGAGACTGAGCAGAGAGCACAGCCTGCCTTACCCTCCGTGCCTCAAACCATGAAACCTGAGCTGCACAAGACTGCAACACCCACTCAGACCCCGAACCCGACCCTGACACCCACCACACCCACCACTACCTCTTTTATTACCCAACACATCTCCATCCAGCACAAAGTCCCTCTGCACCAGCCTCAGCTCCAGCCCCTGGCAGCAACTCCTCCGCAGCCAGTGTCCAAGCCCGCAGCCCCACCTACACTCACGACCTCCAGCACTCCCACCACCCCCAGTCAGCCTTTGATCCCCACCCAGACACAGATGGTGACCGCGTCCAGCCTACACCCCACAGTCATCGCTCACGCTTCAGTGTCCCATCCCTCAGTCATCCAAGCAGTCAATCACGTCATCCAAGGCGGGGGGCCCAAACATATTGCCCACCTAgctccctccaccaccaccagcactgTCCAGTTAGCCCCCGGCCACCAACCCATCGGCCACATCACCGTGCACCCTGTGGCTCACCTGAGCCAGCATCTACCTGCCCTTTACCCCCAACCGGTGGCCGTCACACAGTCGGCTGTGGTCGGCCATATCACCCACACCCTGAACCACACCCACCCTCACATGAACGGCACCGCGACGAGCCAACCAGCTGCCACCATCGTTGGCAAGCAGACAGCAGTGAGCACACAAATGGTGACCCACCACCCGCAGCTGGTGGGTCAGACGGTGCTCAACCCTGTGGCAATGGTGACCATGCCCTCCTTCCCCATCAGCACTCTGAAGCTGGCCTGA